The genomic region GAGCCGCGGCAGCCACAGGCGCGGGCCCTCCTTGCGCTGCAGTGGGGGCTCCTGAGTGCAGCCCCACACGAGTGAGCCACCCAGACCCTCACAGGGCTGGGGCCTGCGTCCCTCCTCGTGACCTCGGCCAGCTGGACCCACATGAGGGCCACCTCTGGAACCTTCTTCGAGGCCCTGGCCAGCCATCTGCCCAGCCTCGGAGGGTGGGCAAGCTGGTGCTTCCCGGGTGGACACACAGGATCACTCAGTGGGGCCTGTGTGGGCGCCGAGACCTGGGTGTCTGGGAAGTGGGGCACACGGGGCCTCCGAACTATGAATAAAGCTTTGAAAGGCCGTTCTCAGTGTTGGCAGATGTGCCAGGAGAGGAGCTGTTTTCGTAGGCGTGTTTTAGGAGGGGTGCATTTATTAGACAAACGCTGGGAGACAGGCCTGGTGGGGACCTGGCTGGGGGATGATGCAGCCAGCGATGGCTGCTGCTTTGTACTTGGCTTGCCCCGGACCACAGCCTCGTAACGGTAACCCCTGCTTTCCAGgggcctggcacctcctcctgcCAGGGTCCACACGCAGGGTTGTGGCGGGACCACCCCTGCAGGTCCAGCTCTGTCTCCCACCTTTTGCACAGAGCTTCAAGGGAAGCCTCCAGAAGTCAGGGGTGAGAACCCGTCTTGCTCTGCCTCAGGCAACCCCGGGACAGGCTGAAGCCCCTCACGCACTTGGGTGCCCGACCAGCAACAGCAAGGGCAGCACCTGTGGGCCTCGGCCCAGGGCCAACGGAACAGGCTCTGGGACCTCAGGGAACCTTCTGCTGCCTgggccaccccaccccacctgggCAGAGCCAGTGGGAACCCAGAGGCACCCAACTGGAGGTGACGAGGCGGCTGCGGGTCCTGGCCAGTCCTAGCTCCTACTCGGGTCCCAGCACACCCTGCAGCTCACTCAGAATTTTGGGGGGAGCCCTGGGGTCTTGGGGCATGTGGTTCTGCTGTCACACATGGACACGGCCTCCTGGGAGTCCTGGTCCTGCAGCCCCTACCACCGGATGCCCAGGCCAGTGCTGGCCTTCTCCACGGCGTGGTACTGCGTATGCAGCAAGCGACCTGCACACTCCGAGTCCGTGCCCTGCAGCCAGTGTGTGTACAGCTCCCGAACCCCAGGCGCGTCCTCGGGCGCCTCAGCCCGGACCATGCCGTACAGTCTCTCCACGTGCTGGAGGAGCTCTCTGCTGGGCCTGTCTGGGGCCTGGAGCTGGCCCCCGCCGTTCAGGCAGCCTATGGGAGAGCAGACGGGACAGGGGTCACAGCCTGCGCCCCAGCCAAGCTTCCTGACCACTAGGGAGCAGGGAGGTGACCGGGCCCCCTCTGTGCCCCACTTCCTCCCACTCCCAGCCTGGTGGATGGTGGCCCACAGCTCTGCTCCCAGAAGGGGTCCTCGTGTCCTGTCCCTTGCAGGAGCTACCTGAGGGGCAGGCCATGACCTCCACATAGTGGTAGGGGCAGCGCCCTCGTTTGAGCCTCTGCACCAGGTTCTGGATGTTGCGGAAGCCGTACGCCATTGCGAAGTGCAGCAGCACCTGGCCCTCCTTCTCCAGTGTCACCTCCTGGAAGTCTTTGTTCCTGGGGGGCACAGGCGGGGTTTGTCTACATGGCACACCCACCAGGCTCCTGCCTGCCTGGAAGGGGAGGCCTGCTGGGCTCCAGGGGATGACCGGGCAGCTCCCAGGGCTCTCTCCCACTCTCCTGGGCAGAGGGAAGGACAAGAACGGAGAGAGAGGGTGGAAGGCTCACTTCCTCGAGTCCAGCAGGGGACCTCACCTCCAGCCTCGGGCTGTCTGTGAAACAGGCCTCCCTCCCCAGGGATGTCTGTGAGGCCCTGGCCCTCCCTCCTGGGATGTGGTCGCGTGCCTGCGCCAGGCACCCATCACCTTTGCCCATGCTGGCCTCTTGGGCTCAGGGTCACCATCCCCCACAATGGGCCGACTGAGGCCTGGAGTGCTTAGGTGCCTTCACACCATGAGCCCGCCCTCCACCCAGCCCACCTCTGTGGGAGGACCCCAGGGGAGGCAGCAGCCCGAGGAAGGCTGGGGGCTGTGTGGCCGCTCTGCCCAGAAATCTGGCCCATCCCACTGACCTCAGGGGTTTGTAGGTAACCTCAGCCACATGGATTCCAAAGAGCTCTCGGGCCGCGTGCCGGAACACGTGCTCCAGGTAGCCCCCCGAGCCCCCTCCCCGATGGCTGCTGGGCTCCTCTGCAGAGGCACCGCTGCACCTGGCAAGGAGGGAGGGGCCTCAGCACAGCTGGGGCTGCTGCCTGCCAACCTCCCGAGCAGGGCCTCTGTCCCTCACACATGAGCGTTTGCATTTCCAAGTGGGAGACAAGTCACAGACACAGAGGAACAGCTCCTGTGTCACCAGCCATCACAGGAGCCcagccacttctttttttttttttttttttttttgagacggagtctcgctctgtcgcccaggctggagtgcagtggcgcgatctcggctcactgcaagctccgcctcccgggttcacgccattctcctgcctcagcctcccgagtagctgggactacaggcgcccgctaccacgcccggctaattttttgtatttttagtagagacggggtttcaccgtgttagccaggatggtctcgatctcctgacctcgtgatccgcccgcctcggcctcccaaagtgctgggattacaggcgtgagccaccgcgcccggccttctttttttttttttttgagacggagtcttgctctgtcgcccaggctggagtgcagtggcgtgatctcggctcactgcaagctccgcctcctgggttcaagcaattctcatgcctcaacctcccaagtagctgggattacagggcctgGCATGgattaccaccatgcctggctaaattttgcatttttagtagagatgaggtttcaccatgttggccgagctggtcttgaactcctgacctcaggtgatctgcccaccttggcctcccaaagtgctggggtgacaggcgtgagctactgcgcctggctatTCAGCCACTTCTGTGGACGCCAAGATGGGCTGcggggaggcaagcccagagcaGGGGGATGCTATCCTCAGAGGCAGCGTTAGAAGCTAAAATAACAGTTCTTGGTGGCAGACATACGTACAGGCTGTCCAGAGGGGCTGGTTCCAGGTCGGGGAGGGAGACGCCCTCTTCCTCCAGCAACCTGAAAACTTCTCCTGCAAAGAAGCCACAGCGCAGACACTCTTTAGCGGAGCTCCCAGCAACAAAGTCAGAGAACATCCAAGCCACCTGCATCCCCAGCAGTCTGCACTTTGGCCCCAGAAGGCCCCAAATGTCCACCCTAGCCTGTGGTGGGGAGGCCAGGCCCGGTCACTCCTGAAGCCCCTCTGGAGGCTGCCTGGTCCTGCCCAGGGAGGTGTGCCAGCGGCCAGGCCACTCTGCTCACCCagtgtccatctgtccatcctcTTAGgcaatctgcttttctttttttttttgagacggagtctcactctgccgcccaggctggagtgcaatggtacgatctcggctcactacgacctctgccccccgggatcaagtgactctcctgcctcagcctcccgagtagctgggattacaggagcaccaccactactcccggctaattttcgtatttttagtagacatggggtttcatcatctcggccaggctggtcttgaactcctgacctcgtgatccacccacctctgcctcccaaagtgctgggattacaggcgtgagccaccatgcccggccacagtTTGCTTTTCTGCCTCACATTTGGGAGACTGTGGGGCTGCTCGACTCAGGAATGGGGTGACTCATGGGAGCTGAAGAGGCTGCATTCGAGAATCTCTGCCCACCTCCAAAGACTCATTTCAGAGCCAACAAGGAGGTATTACTGAGCGCCACCTGGCTGCAGGTCCCCAAGACAGGCCAGCTGCAAATGGGCCCACCTGGCTCCAAGGGGAGAGACGAAGGTACGTGCACGCACGCGAGCCcccacactccagccagggccccCGCAGGCAGGATCCCGGGCAGTCGCCACCTGTGCCCAGGGCTCAGGAAGCAGACCAGGAGGCTTGAGGGCTCAGGGCCACACGGCGTGACCGCACCTGTTGTGAGGACACAGTCCACATCCCGTGTCTGGTGCTCCTGGTTGAAAAAGTCGGGTCTGGAGGCTTCCAGCTTTTTGTCATAGCAGGGCATCACCGTGACGTGGTAGATCTTGTCGGGGGTCAAGTGCTACAAGGAGAAACAAACACTTGTCTCCCCAATCCCAGCAGTAAGGTGGCTGAGACGTGACCTGGAACTCAGCCATCCTGCAGCCAGGCCGGACCCCAAGGGACAGTGAGCCTCACTCCATTTCCCAGCAAGCCTCCTGCCGGCTCTGCGGATGTGTCCCTGGACAGGACGGGCCCTGGCTGTGACAGAAAATGACACTGACCCGTTCCCAGCCTGCCTGCGCTCCCTAACAGCCAAGTCCAGCGGAGGAGAAGTGGCCTTCCCACGGCTCGGACCCTCTCACTGCACACCAGCCGGGGAAACGGATATCACGGGGGAACCAACCAGCTCCAGCCACGGGTGAAAATCCGCGTGCAGTCAGGCAAGAGGTGCCGCAGGGGACATGGGCGCTCGAGGTGCCGCAGGGGACATGGGCGCTCGAGGCCCAGGCACCACCGGGGCCGCCCTCGCCCTCTCCCGCCCCCTGCTGGCTGAGTGTCGTCAGGCTTCTATCCCGCTGGGCCTCAGGTGGGGGTCATGCTGGGCATCCTCGTGGACCTGGTGGCCGGAGGGGTGGGCTCCAGGCCCGGACTGCCCAGGGCCTCCTGCTCCCTCAGCCTCAGGCCTGGCTGCCTCTGGGTGAGCAGTGAGCACCTCTGGATCAGAACGAAGCCCTCTGCTGCAGAAGAGGAGGGGCCTGAACCAGGAGGGAACAAGGGTGGAGGTGTACTCGGGAAGGCCGCACACCACGGCGAGGACTCTGTTTCCTGCAGCCTCATGGCAAGAGGCCAGCGTAGTCACTTCTGGCCGCTCCCCAGCCCGAGTCTGGGGCTGGCCCAACACCGTTACCTGCTGCTGGGCGAAGAAGTCCTTGACCAGGGAGCCCATGACCTGCTGCGGGGACCGGGCGGTGCTGATGTGGGGGAGGATGAAACTGCCGTGGGTCTTCTCGGCATAGCAGATCCAGCCTGAGGTGACAGGGGGCACACGGGGCTGGCGGGGGCGCACGGGGCTGGCGGGGGCGCACGGCGGCCCCCGCACCCACAGGCAGCAGCACGACATTCTGGGGGCGGGCCCGCTCATACAGGAGATCATGATGACATTAAAGAGTGCTCACTCCTGTTCTCCCCACCACCACGCGGAGCTCGGCGTGCAGGCGACACCGCCTAGGGACCTGAGGTGACTGCGCGTGGCTCCCACGGGAGGGCAGCCTCTTCTCCAGAAAAGGCCATTTGTGCTGACATTTCCAACCCGTCCCGCAAAACCGGCTTGCGTCTCCACCCCCCATGCCCCCGCCTTGTCATTCGTGTCCATATCACCTCACGTTTCAACTGCACTTGAACTTGACTCTCCCACCACCCGCACCATGAGCACACCTGGGCAGGCGGAGGCCAGCAGGGGCAGCGCCTGTCTGCAGTCGGCCTGTCCTCGGAATCGCCGCACAAACTCTCGCTGGCtctccaggaggctgaagtgcCTTGAGAAGGCGGTGTCGAAGACGAAGTGCACCCCTGGAAGGTGCAGGTGGGTGCCTGGTTAACCCCATGCGGGACGCCCACGCGAGCACACGCCGGTGTGTGGAC from Pan troglodytes isolate AG18354 chromosome 18, NHGRI_mPanTro3-v2.0_pri, whole genome shotgun sequence harbors:
- the CIAO3 gene encoding cytosolic iron-sulfur assembly component 3 isoform X1, whose product is MASPFSGALQLTDLDDFIGPSQECIKPVKVEKRAGSGVAKIRIEDDGSYFQINQDGGTRRLEKAKVSLNDCLACSGCITSAETVLITQQSHEELKKVLDANKMAAPSQQRLVVVSVSPQSRASLAARFQLNPTDTARKLTSFFKKIGVHFVFDTAFSRHFSLLESQREFVRRFRGQADCRQALPLLASACPGWICYAEKTHGSFILPHISTARSPQQVMGSLVKDFFAQQQHLTPDKIYHVTVMPCYDKKLEASRPDFFNQEHQTRDVDCVLTTGEVFRLLEEEGVSLPDLEPAPLDSLCSGASAEEPSSHRGGGSGGYLEHVFRHAARELFGIHVAEVTYKPLRRVGESPGSCPVIPWSPAGLPFQAGRSLVGVPCRQTPPVPPRNKDFQEVTLEKEGQVLLHFAMAYGFRNIQNLVQRLKRGRCPYHYVEVMACPSGCLNGGGQLQAPDRPSRELLQHVERLYGMVRAEAPEDAPGVRELYTHWLQGTDSECAGRLLHTQYHAVEKASTGLGIRW
- the CIAO3 gene encoding cytosolic iron-sulfur assembly component 3 isoform X5 — its product is MAAPSQQRLVVVSVSPQSRASLAARFQLNPTDTARKLTSFFKKIGVHFVFDTAFSRHFSLLESQREFVRRFRGQADCRQALPLLASACPGWICYAEKTHGSFILPHISTARSPQQVMGSLVKDFFAQQQHLTPDKIYHVTVMPCYDKKLEASRPDFFNQEHQTRDVDCVLTTGEVFRLLEEEGVSLPDLEPAPLDSLCSGASAEEPSSHRGGGSGGYLEHVFRHAARELFGIHVAEVTYKPLRRVGESPGSCPVIPWSPAGLPFQAGRSLVGVPCRQTPPVPPRNKDFQEVTLEKEGQVLLHFAMAYGFRNIQNLVQRLKRGRCPYHYVEVMACPSGCLNGGGQLQAPDRPSRELLQHVERLYGMVRAEAPEDAPGVRELYTHWLQGTDSECAGRLLHTQYHAVEKASTGLGIRW
- the CIAO3 gene encoding cytosolic iron-sulfur assembly component 3 isoform X3, coding for MSSTQAKQLDLLSRGAICRDGGSCLRPPVPPSSNHDGGTRRLEKAKVSLNDCLACSGCITSAETVLITQQSHEELKKVLDANKMAAPSQQRLVVVSVSPQSRASLAARFQLNPTDTARKLTSFFKKIGVHFVFDTAFSRHFSLLESQREFVRRFRGQADCRQALPLLASACPGWICYAEKTHGSFILPHISTARSPQQVMGSLVKDFFAQQQHLTPDKIYHVTVMPCYDKKLEASRPDFFNQEHQTRDVDCVLTTGEVFRLLEEEGVSLPDLEPAPLDSLCSGASAEEPSSHRGGGSGGYLEHVFRHAARELFGIHVAEVTYKPLRRVGESPGSCPVIPWSPAGLPFQAGRSLVGVPCRQTPPVPPRNKDFQEVTLEKEGQVLLHFAMAYGFRNIQNLVQRLKRGRCPYHYVEVMACPSGCLNGGGQLQAPDRPSRELLQHVERLYGMVRAEAPEDAPGVRELYTHWLQGTDSECAGRLLHTQYHAVEKASTGLGIRW
- the CIAO3 gene encoding cytosolic iron-sulfur assembly component 3 isoform X2; the protein is MASPFSGALQLTDLDDFIGPSQECIKPVKVEKRAGSGVAKIRIEDDGSYFQINQDGGTRRLEKAKVSLNDCLACSGCITSAETVLITQQSHEELKKVLDANKMAAPSQQRLVVVSVSPQSRASLAARFQLNPTDTARKLTSFFKKIGVHFVFDTAFSRHFSLLESQREFVRRFRGQADCRQALPLLASACPGWICYAEKTHGSFILPHISTARSPQQVMGSLVKDFFAQQQHLTPDKIYHVTVMPCYDKKLEASRPDFFNQEHQTRDVDCVLTTGEVFRLLEEEGVSLPDLEPAPLDSLCSGASAEEPSSHRGGGSGGYLEHVFRHAARELFGIHVAEVTYKPLRNKDFQEVTLEKEGQVLLHFAMAYGFRNIQNLVQRLKRGRCPYHYVEVMACPSGCLNGGGQLQAPDRPSRELLQHVERLYGMVRAEAPEDAPGVRELYTHWLQGTDSECAGRLLHTQYHAVEKASTGLGIRW
- the CIAO3 gene encoding cytosolic iron-sulfur assembly component 3 isoform X4; this translates as MSSTQAKQLDLLSRGAICRDGGSCLRPPVPPSSNHDGGTRRLEKAKVSLNDCLACSGCITSAETVLITQQSHEELKKVLDANKMAAPSQQRLVVVSVSPQSRASLAARFQLNPTDTARKLTSFFKKIGVHFVFDTAFSRHFSLLESQREFVRRFRGQADCRQALPLLASACPGWICYAEKTHGSFILPHISTARSPQQVMGSLVKDFFAQQQHLTPDKIYHVTVMPCYDKKLEASRPDFFNQEHQTRDVDCVLTTGEVFRLLEEEGVSLPDLEPAPLDSLCSGASAEEPSSHRGGGSGGYLEHVFRHAARELFGIHVAEVTYKPLRNKDFQEVTLEKEGQVLLHFAMAYGFRNIQNLVQRLKRGRCPYHYVEVMACPSGCLNGGGQLQAPDRPSRELLQHVERLYGMVRAEAPEDAPGVRELYTHWLQGTDSECAGRLLHTQYHAVEKASTGLGIRW
- the CIAO3 gene encoding cytosolic iron-sulfur assembly component 3 isoform X6 translates to MAAPSQQRLVVVSVSPQSRASLAARFQLNPTDTARKLTSFFKKIGVHFVFDTAFSRHFSLLESQREFVRRFRGQADCRQALPLLASACPGWICYAEKTHGSFILPHISTARSPQQVMGSLVKDFFAQQQHLTPDKIYHVTVMPCYDKKLEASRPDFFNQEHQTRDVDCVLTTGEVFRLLEEEGVSLPDLEPAPLDSLCSGASAEEPSSHRGGGSGGYLEHVFRHAARELFGIHVAEVTYKPLRNKDFQEVTLEKEGQVLLHFAMAYGFRNIQNLVQRLKRGRCPYHYVEVMACPSGCLNGGGQLQAPDRPSRELLQHVERLYGMVRAEAPEDAPGVRELYTHWLQGTDSECAGRLLHTQYHAVEKASTGLGIRW